CCGGAGACCTGGTGGCCCATGGCCACCAGGACCTCGGCGATGGCGCTCATGCCCGCCCCCGCGACGCCGACGACATGGACGCGCCGGGGCCGGTCCAGCTCGGGCCCGGCGTCGGTCTCACCCACGGGCGTGTTCCTCCACGAGGGCGGCGATGTGGTCGGCGGCCTCGGGGCGGGCCAGGCTGTGGGCCGCCCTGGCCATGCCCGCCAGGCGCTCGGGCCCCGAGAGCAGGGGCCCGGCCTCGCCCGCCAGCCGCCGGCCGTCGAGCTCGGCGTCGGGCACCACCACGGCTGCGCCGGCGCCGGCCAAGGCCATGGCGTTGGCCGTCTGGTGGTCGCCCGGCGCGCCCGGCAGGGGGACGAGCACGGCCGGCGCTCCGGCCACCGCCAGTTCGGCCACGGTGTTGCCGCCCGCCCGGCACACGAAGAGGTCGGCGGCCACCAGAAGGTCCGCCATCCGGTCCTCGTAACGCACGGCCCGGTAGTCGAGCCCCTGCCCCCCCGCCGGCACCCACCGCCCTCGGCCCCCCTCACCCGGGTCGTCGGGCGGGTCGTCCGGGGGGTCGTCCTGGGCGTCGGCCCCGTCAACCCCGCCGACGGGGGCGGGGCCAAAGCCGAGGCCAGGCAGGCAGGAGGTGACCAGCTGCCAGTCGCGCTCGCCCACCACGTGGTGGAGGGCGAGGTCGTCGCGGGCGGCCCACTCCCCCAGGACGTCGAGCACGGCCACGTTGAGGCGCATGGCCCCCAGCGAGCCCCCGAACACGGCCACCACCTGGCGGTCGGCCGGCAGGTCGAGGGCGGCCCGGGCGCCGGCGCGGTCGGCGGTCCGGACGGCCGCCAGGACCTCGGGGCGGACCGGGTTGCCGGTGACGACGGCCCGGGGCAGGGCCGTGCCCGGGTAGGACACGGCGCTGGCCTTGGCCAGGGGGGCGACCAGGCGGTTGGCCGCCCCGGGGACGGCGTTCTGCTCGTGGACGACGATGGGCACCCTCAAGGTGGCGGCCGCCAGGGCACAGGGCACCGAGGCGAACCCGCCCACGGACACCACCACCCGGGGCCGCTCCCGGCGCAGCAGGGCCATGGCCGCCCCCACGGC
This sequence is a window from Actinomycetota bacterium. Protein-coding genes within it:
- a CDS encoding UDP-N-acetylglucosamine--N-acetylmuramyl-(pentapeptide) pyrophosphoryl-undecaprenol N-acetylglucosamine transferase is translated as MTYAVIAGGGTAGHVVPGLAIARALVERGHDPGSLHFVGSRAGIEARLVPAAGFRLTALPGRGIQRRLTAENLAAAAGLSRAVGAAMALLRRERPRVVVSVGGFASVPCALAAATLRVPIVVHEQNAVPGAANRLVAPLAKASAVSYPGTALPRAVVTGNPVRPEVLAAVRTADRAGARAALDLPADRQVVAVFGGSLGAMRLNVAVLDVLGEWAARDDLALHHVVGERDWQLVTSCLPGLGFGPAPVGGVDGADAQDDPPDDPPDDPGEGGRGRWVPAGGQGLDYRAVRYEDRMADLLVAADLFVCRAGGNTVAELAVAGAPAVLVPLPGAPGDHQTANAMALAGAGAAVVVPDAELDGRRLAGEAGPLLSGPERLAGMARAAHSLARPEAADHIAALVEEHARG